The DNA region GAGAAGattatttcagttttttttttttttgacttttttacTGCTTTTGGCAACACATTAAAACTTCAAACACATTAAGCGAAAGCTGAGACCTTTGGATAAAAGCATTGAAATCCGCTTTCTGATTCTCCGTTTTTTGGGAATGAAACAGGACACGGGTTGTCCAGAAGATGATTGAAAGCGTGAAAACGAAAAAGCAGATTGAGATGGTGAAGTCAGGTCTTGAACCCTGCTGTCTTGCTCTTGTCAAAAGTTTGAATGGCAACCATGTCATTCAGACTTGCTTGACATCTCTTGGTCCTAAAGACAACAAGGTTTCATTAAAAATCtcaatctttttctttcttaactTAAACCTGATGAACCAACATATGTttaatgaatgttttttttttaaatacctaCACCAGTATAATAATCAGAGTACTGTATTTTCTCATTACTATTGCCAAGTTAAATTGCAACATTTTTCGTCAGATGTCTGAATATTTTTTCACTGTTATTTTTGATTAGATGCCTAAATAATGAGTCTTGGCATCTTTCAAATTACAAAGACTAATGTTACCTTATTATCTATAGACGTTTTGCTTAGCTACCTATCTATTCTCttaattttctctttaaataagAGAGTAGGAAAGCTaataatgttttgaaaatttggtCCCAGTTTGTGGTGGAAGTAGCTACAAAGTACTGTGCTGAGATAGCAACTCATCGCCACGGCTGCTGTTTGCTTCAATGCTGTGTTGCAAACACTGCTGGAGAACAACGTGAGAGACTCGTCGATGAGATATCTAGAAACGCACTTCAACTTTCTCAGGATCCTTTTGGGTACGTATATTGATATTTACTCTTAAGACAATCATGATTTCGTATTAATTAATGTGAAAAGCCCTCTAAGCATATGGTTTGATGGGAAATGGTGCAGGAACTATGTGGTGCAGTACATAATAGAGCAAAATGTTCCAGCAGGAAAGTTGCTGACGCAGTTTAGAATGCAGTACGCCAAGCTAGCAACTCAGAAATTCAGTAGCCATGTGGTGGAGAAATGTCTTAAGCATTATCCAGAGAGCCGAGCTGAGATTGTCCGCGAGCTCACCTCTGCTCCAAACTTTGAATATCTCCTGCAGGATCCTTTTGGAAACTATGTTATTCAAACTGCTCTTTCTAAAACCAAAGTCAGTCCATAATCAAATATATACTCTACACAGCAAAAAAGCTTAATTATAAGAACAAAAcctgatatgtttttttttttttttttttgttttttctgaaACAGGGTCGTGTTCAAGCAAAGCTGGTGGAGCAAGTTAATAAGTATGGGATACTGAAGTCGAACCCTTATTGCAAGAAGATATTCTCCAAAGGTGCCTTGAAGAAGAAGTGACTTTgcttaacaataaaaataatcttgTTGTTTTGTGCTTCAAGATCATATCGGCTTTAACATAAACACTGCCTCTTTTGATTCTCGTCTTGAAGAAGTGACACGAACATGCTatggttttgtgtgtttaaaaTCGGATAGGTCTGTAACCAAGACACTGGTCTTTTATGTTGTCGGtgtctctctttttgtttttttgtactGACAACAACTATTAAAgcctctttttttctctctctcttttgcatTATTTGGAAActcaaaacacaaacaaacgAAGTTttaaaagaacaacatcaaacGGTTtcaagaaaagagagagaaagagagagaggaggattTGATTTTAAGCATCATCATCTTCACCGAGAAGTGCGACGAGCATCTTCTCGTAATCTCCACGAGTGTCTTTGGTAATGGCTTTCTCGAGAGAAATGCTGTTCCTTCTCTGAAACTCTTGTCCAATAACCTTCAAATCAATCTCAGCTCTTGTAGTCACAATTCTAGTGAGAGCTCCTTCGTCTGTACCACTTTTGTTGATTGCAGAGCGAAGAACATCCACAAAGTAAAGCTCTGGTCTTGTCAAGCACTGAATCGTTGACCTCAACAGTTGGAGGAACTTGTCGTCCCCATCTCCTTCCTCAAGACTCTgtaagatgaaaaaaaaaaacagtttagtAATTAagttaataaatgaattattttttaattaagcATTCTTCATCACCTTGAGGATTTCCTCGCCATGAGCATCTTGGTAGCGATTGAAAGTAGCATTGATCTGAGCTTTGCTCCTAGTGGACAAAATCCTAATGACCTCCTCATCGTTGTAGTGCTTGTCCTTGATTTTCTCATGGATTATCTTAGCTTCTTGCTTTGCCAATGTCATGTTCACCTCCTCTCCTTCGTACCTGTATGAGCTGATAAGAGAAACCAaaagctgcaaaaaaaaaaaaagaaacatacatAAGCACTTGGTCATTAAAATcttgattttattattaaaccttTCTGAAGTCACCGGTGGTGTGGTGAGCAACATCCTCTTCAATAGACTTCTTGAAACGAGCATGGTAAGCTTGCCTAGCGTGAAGCAGCTGCGTTGAGGTCCTTGTGCAAGCTACTTCCATAAGCACTTGGTTGCTTGAAGTCCATCTTTTGGTTGCTTCATTAGCCAATAAAGCATCACGCTCGCCGGGCTCCATAGTCCAGAGCAAGATTGCTCTCTGTCCATGAAGCAGACAGCATCTATtaagacacacacacacacatacacaggTTTTGGGAGTGTTTCGTAAATAGTGTGTTACCTCGAAGTCGCTTGAGAGTTCCTTGTCAAGACTCTTGAGAAGGTCTTCTCCAAAGACTTCATGGTATGTTTGCCTGATCAGCTTCCTCTGTTCCGCGCTTCTGTGCGCCAAGATTGATATGATCAGGTCCTCGTTGGTACCCCATCCTgcccaaaaaataaaaaataaaaacaaggaaTCCAATTCGCACAAGTCAGATCCAACATCATACAAAAGCTATTCCATTTCATATTATAATCTGAGTGTTAGATTACAAACAGATCATAAATACATTTCAGATCCTCATGGATCAATGACctgataataattaaatattacaatACTTAttagaaaaatgagaaaaacaCTACAAGCAATAAACATATCATATGGATCGAACCAAGTAACGATCAGATCAGTGAAGGAACAAGCTCGATCTACAAGTAACATGATCCTActaagaaaaaacagagaacaAGCATATATAGTACCTTCAAAGGCGGTTTTCAACTGCTCAGCATCTTCAGATGGGGAAGGAACCGAAGAAGAAACCTTAAAAGTCgccattttataaaaaatctttTCTTCTTTCACTCTCTCTGGTCAAGTGTATGTTGAGAGTCGAAGCAGATAGATGATCGAGACTTATAAAGGGAAAAGGCAAAGGACATGACGAGGCCTAACCGAGACTTATATTTTTGGGCCACGTATTTCTTACACCTGCTCAATTATTTGATTTCTTCCCTTTTTTCTTGTCGGCATTTAATTGTTAATAGTGATTTTCCGGTGTTATGCGCCGGGTTCGTATcttatacttttacataaatttatagattattatatggtcttaacaaataaaatatattaaatatgaaaataaaaatatattaaaaataatattttctgatatttttttatagttcgTAATGACCGTAGtgcattactttgtttgaaattatttagttcaaagtgtaatagcataagtggttgttactaatcgatttaataaaattagaataaaaaaccgatagtcataacaaaattaatttagttggaatttaaacataaaacaaagttgatgttttatatagagtacatacttatattattaattattaaaataactatatatgaactataaaacttttactaatacATTTAGTTCAAATAACAGAAAGATGGaatacatttcaaattttataaatttataaaaataaaagtgaagtgtcaatttttggtaaaataattggtgagtatctaatatatatttttaaaattaccatgttgacttttaaaatatagaggtgcTAGTTGTATTTGTTACTTTGGTTTCAAGGTCTCTCAAAAAGATGTaacttaaaataagaaaattattttctatattagttttgttataatggaagattttgtgtgtgtttataacgaaattcttgtttgtccacccttatttagaatatcaacgaatcttaatatgaatctaaatatgtttttttatctaaaaactataaatggttcataaactcctctatttaatggacaacttctattttaaccggaactagattttgacccgcgggtatatattttgttttaatttttattttaaatttattttaaatttatgtttttatttgtaactatatttgtgtttttatttgtaatatttgtgtataaatcttaatcataatctatttcataaaaataaggAATCTAAAGGGTCTATAGAAATACACACTGCAACCGTTGAAAAATATGTGTAGCCAGTGATTTGAAATCTGATCAGGATTCGCGGTTGAATCGGTAAATCCGATGACCTAAAATAGATATGGTtggattttgtgaaaaaaaaatatttagaaaactaACAGAATCCgcaaaaaaattacttaaaccCAAATCTGTGCATCGGTTGAACCAATTGATAACTTTTACTtcttctttaaaattttaattatgtttttaaaatatttttgaataatttttaattaagaaatttgtttttttttagttttgttatcgaaaatttattaatgatgttttacttttggtttattttagatttgaagtttagttttattattcacaatatacatataaatatttatgaattttgttttgatattttttattagatgtcataaatcttaatttgctgcaacttttttaaaaaactctaaactatttttgatattttatatgtcaaacgaaaataaaatatattaaaactaaagttaattattttctaaatgtttataaacataaatatatacatatccaaattattattttatattttataaaacttagaaattacttaactttattttttatatcataattaatattaatatataataaaattaatttgtttattaacCTGCAGTTCATCCAGATCAAAATCATTCAGTTCAGAAACTCGGGTTTGTGTATCAGAAAGAAGTGGATCCCGTGTATTTTGTGATTAAACTGAATGTTAATTATTATTCGTTTGTGTATCAAAGTCGGTCCTCTAATTCTTGAGCAGACttaatagcaaaaaaaaaaaccaaaatctttAACATTTGATAATGCATAGTGTGTGTTCTATAAGTGCCTCCAgattattaatcaaaataaagaaattttatCGGGAAAAAAAttgcagaaaaataaaaatgagcAAAGATCTATAAAATTCATTTGTTTCTAGAGTCTATATCTCTACATAACACAAAATAAGCCCAATAACCTAACTTTCAATTGATTAATGGCCctcattaaaaaattaagaattataCTGATACAGTAATGGGCTTCCGATTTTGAcagttattttaattaaaaaatgtgTATTAAAGGTGTATTTCATggttgatataaaatttaaaaggtggACACAACTTTTATCAATAGGACAAACTgtagaattaatagaatagatgaaacaatttcaccaaatcttcctcgtaaaaagtcaatttgttaattagtaaatgagatgttagcatctataacAATCATGAGAACGAtaatttctaactatctgtgacattcgggcttgctgacttgttgcatttagtaatggttttgacaataaatggttagtgtTGTGCAAAGGATTAATGGTGAGGGTAGTGTGTGGTTTAccttaattttaaataactttagcaatTAGGTaacgtttttaaatttctctcagattggaagtaatgacttttttagttaagttttaagagtatattaatcatgttcacggtttttaaaCTGTAAACACGGATAGCATACATCAGGGAAGTTATTGGTTTTCTTGCACAGTGTAATATGGGAAGATACCATAAAGTTTATGTGCCAataccaatagaccaaatgttagtcttttagacttgaatcgccatcaattactaacattattagagtgggatgagtggaatttctagattgattatatgacggttacgtcgattgcgttaaagaaggagaattgTAGAGGCTCcattctccatcgtcaacatcaaatacaaagaaacccTATAGACCAGTGTTTTGACACCCGACCTGGACATTGAACCGGAAGATTTACAGGGTCTCTGGATCATTTTGGTCAACCGTGGATGAACCGTAGTTTAGTAAatgatttagttttattatataataatatattagctatcaaaataaatatataaaaactaaagttaatattttaaatgttttcaaacataaagtaatagtttggatatgtactattttatgtttattttttttgaaaatacttaaccttagtttccatttttgtatttttatttgacatacaaaaaaCTTCATCAAAGTTCACTATAATTATTAGTACATTTAGTGACAGTTAGAAAAgcttaataatttaataataaaacaataaaatttaaagctaAACAAAACAGGCGGTGTTGTAAatgtgtttttattaatttcgaATATGAGCTCCTTATATAGGGAGTTACAATGTCTGAAACCCTAATAGGTCAGTTACAAGATGGACCACTAATAGGCCAAAGCCTAgtaagtatcttttggataaacatccatctgaaccagtcggttcataacacttcccctggATGTTGAATCCATCTTGAGTTTGCCAGATACCAAATCCTTTTTGGGCTCGTGATACACTTTACCAATTACttggtgttgcctcattaaaaccttaccaggaaaacccagtgggacaaaaccatggtgaaggaaaaagagtacaacatgtATTACTTCCTCTGATTTGTATCTCCGTATATGCTCATGAGGTTGGCGCATGAGTAGACTGGTGGTAACTCCATGGGCGCCAAGTCTCTGAGCTGGTCTTCTAATGTGCACGTCCTGGACTGATAGGAAGGTCTCATGGACGTGGTGCTGTtgtagacatggtgaagaagcCGATTGACATGTCTAATTGGTTGGACTCGTActtcttcatatttgttttccaaCGTGTGCATACTATTTGTTTGAGAACTATCCATAAATGGATCCAATTTATAACCTGTatcaatcaaaacaaaaccaagcaaacacatctttgggtttggttagtataaaataatctcaaaCATTAGTAAAAGGATATTTCAATCCTGTCCCATTGCCTTTATATTTGGAAATAACTTAAGCTTAGTTCAATGCTTATGTTCAGATGTGTATGGCAAACACATTAAGGCAAGGCGCCAATAGCACCTATCGAAAgggacgtgtatggctttaTTTCCAATGCCTCATGGTCTGATCATTTAACaacatatatattcatattgCACTTTGAAGTCATTTAGACGTATAGTATTAAGTTTAGACTTAACTATGGTTTCACTTGTGAATATTTACATCCGGATGTGCCTTGAGTTTTTCTAGACTAAGGACATATGTCTTTGTCCAATCTAGAATCAAAGGATCCGTgactgatagtgctcaaattacccaatagagcttactctctcaaataagaggtacatctgtagtacttagggatcgaatcacgaggagctagggaaccaattaaataaaatctactaatcaatcctaggcaaggttggtttatatgatagaaatgaaaataacaaatcctaaaatgagtaaggtagttgctctaactaacaatatgaagggttgtttaaataggataaagagtgctagatatagggtttctattcaggaatggagattataatctctataaatgctttaataagttgcttgcatgatactatagatctcagccgcttaacatatgtgaatgaatcactggttaaaatatctagatctctggccacatctttcgcatgatgacacagaaaaagagtcggtcgatatccttttgagatatcgagcgatacacctttcgcggcgccgatcgatttaccagtagggtatcgatcgacggcttctagatctgcctaggcgcgaaccgaatatgaccgcgaggtctcaaggaggaactgtcgttcttctcaacgggaaacatgcatcgctcaaatggataattcaagataatctaagatcctagtgttctatgttctagttagctactctaaaacaagcatagggtgcaatccatttgatgagtatcataacttagcaattatagcttggggctaatcccacaaacctatttaaaccctagatctaacaagtagactactcagacatagctaaacaattcataacaatagatagatgaaagaattgcatagatagaataaagtagaaatacaaaaggagatgagaaatctctccaatctctctcaaacaaataaaactctagtctctctctcacactctctgctttagttgtgaaaagcttcaagcttcaaagggtttcaaaacttgccgtcaaaaagactttgcaggagtatttaaacatttccattaggttaaaaactcgtcaggggcaatctcgtaatttggtgaagtcttggtgaagtagtcggctaaaccatttcgtcctcgatatcgatcgacaacactgaatgtgtatcgatcgattataatcttctagtacgcggatcttctcagcaacatcgatcgacaactcaggatgagtatcgatcgattgtaatcgcaatgttgacttccgacttagtcttgaatggtcaactcgggtgtatcatctcttgtactccaaaatgctccaaaaacatcactttctcacgaaatgctcctgaacctgaaaacatacctaacaggctagaaaacagattaaatatataataaaatactagtatactatggttaaaaacgggtaaaatccatggtatatcaactcccccagacttactcctttgcttgtcctcaagcaaaaacagtagtctttggaaaaggtttggaaatagcaggaactcaaggattcaatatattgaagtcatcactctatgggtttacaattcatgtctaaaatcctaatcacagaagttcatcatgccttatcctagcttagcaactaaactcatctagtcaacaacttagcaattctcatctgacattcccctctactaacctcatttcttaacataaaataaagtgcaggatttaccttgggagtatcgatcaaagaacacatggattcaactcaaacaagtatctgaacacacaggtagtcttctctgattcctttctcccctcttctctcttcactgaatctcttattagtttcaatttcaacaggtttcgatgccacataggccatctagtccatctcattgacatttgcattgtaactcatacatttttgaaaaagtgtagcgaatattggggtcgcaggaatcactcatACTCCTcatttccacaatgtgtgatcattcttgagattttGAATACTGGGTcacaggagacactcctacccctctgtttctcaagaaatcatctcaatcttttataacataaatttagatctcgagatgccgaagagagcgaaggaagggaaccagaaacacacagactttttaccttccagacttgtaagaggattccgatccagtgatatccaagccccaagacaagcaaataagtcagtattagtgttggaggtcagctttggttccttcaaacaatcttagctagtgaatatagatagcaagttgatccactttagcatctttagtactctCTGCAattagtaatctagaatggtgctaaagagtggtcagacaatcaaatagtaatccatatcaatgttcctatttaatacttatgcgaaaaataattttgaaaaacattttaataaaaaccaaaataaaaacacatattagtaaactctccccatacttaaattacactgttccagtgtaacatccggtggtgaggtaaataaataaaacataataaatataacaagttagaatgaataaacctgttcgacaagatgtcgatcgattcgtagtggtatacgtcgatcgttagtaatggtcgtgtggtgtcgagcgatatgaatggtgaatgtcggtcgatggaattatcattctacttggatctaatagaAACTGCAAAATTAAgtcgaaaaataaaagcaaaaagaaaaataaaataaaataaaaataaagaaaaagaaaacctaatagtgggttgcctcccactcagcgattggttatagtcatttagcttgactgtggtaggtgagtgactcatggggtgcaaaAACTGCTGATTgccggacagcaatcatcaatcttgtgtctcctactgttGAACCAATGTGGtgacgaagcttcttgtggcatcgtCTGCTTGTAGTTGCTTCTTATTTATCTGGAGGAttgtatcttgaagtttcctcacagaattctcgatGTATTCGATTTTGTCAATTTCCTTGTCAATGGTCTGGTAGGTGTGTACGGACAATAACTTTAGTTCACTCTGTAATT from Raphanus sativus cultivar WK10039 chromosome 8, ASM80110v3, whole genome shotgun sequence includes:
- the LOC108818724 gene encoding annexin D1, giving the protein MATFKVSSSVPSPSEDAEQLKTAFEGWGTNEDLIISILAHRSAEQRKLIRQTYHEVFGEDLLKSLDKELSSDFERAILLWTMEPGERDALLANEATKRWTSSNQVLMEVACTRTSTQLLHARQAYHARFKKSIEEDVAHHTTGDFRKLLVSLISSYRYEGEEVNMTLAKQEAKIIHEKIKDKHYNDEEVIRILSTRSKAQINATFNRYQDAHGEEILKSLEEGDGDDKFLQLLRSTIQCLTRPELYFVDVLRSAINKSGTDEGALTRIVTTRAEIDLKVIGQEFQRRNSISLEKAITKDTRGDYEKMLVALLGEDDDA